A region of Ornithorhynchus anatinus isolate Pmale09 chromosome 5, mOrnAna1.pri.v4, whole genome shotgun sequence DNA encodes the following proteins:
- the NOVA2 gene encoding RNA-binding protein Nova-2, with translation MEAEPPDSRKRPLETPTEAISTKRSNTGEDGEFFLKVLVPSYAAGSIIGKGGQTIVQLQKETGATIKLSKSKDFYPGTTERVCLVQGTAEALNAAHSFIAEKVREIPQAVAKSEAVNILQPQTTMNPDRAKQAKLIVSNSTAGLVIGKGGATVKAIMEQSGAWVQLSQKPEGVNLQERVVTVSGEPAQIHKAVDTIVQKIQEDPQSSSCLNISYANITGPVANSNPTGSPYANSTDVLPAAAAAAAAAAAATASGLLGHTGLAGAGAFPAALPGFSGSDLLAISTALNTLASYGYNTNSLGLNSAAASGVLAAVAAGTNPAAAAAANLLASYASDAAAAAAAAAAAAGPAAPAGAVGAFTLGSLAAATGAANGYLGAASPLVAGSFLGPEKLAAESPKDLVEIAVPENLVGAILGKGGKTLVEYQELTGARIQISKKGEFIPGTRNRKVTITGSPAATQAAQYLISQRVTYEQGVRATNPQKVG, from the exons AGGACGGCGAGTTCTTCCTGAAGGTCCTGGTCCCCAGCTACGCCGCCGGCTCCATCATCGGCAAGGGCGGCCAGACCATCGTGCAGCTGCAGAAGGAGACCGGAGCCACCATCAAACTGTCCAAGTCCAAGGACTTTTACCCAG GGACCACCGAGCGGGTGTGCCTGGTGCAGGGCACCGCCGAGGCTCTCAACGCCGCGCACAGCTTCATCGCCGAGAAGGTGCGGGAGATCCCTCAGGCGGTGGCCAAGTCCGAGGCCGTTAACATCCTGCAGCCGCAGACCACCATGAACCCCGACCGGGCCAagcag gcCAAGCTGATCGTGTCCAACAGCACGGCGGGCCTGGTGATCGGCAAGGGCGGCGCCACGGTGAAGGCCATCATGGAGCAGTCGGGGGCCTGGGTGCAGCTGTCGCAGAAGCCGGAGGGCGTGAACCTGCAGGAGCGGGTGGTGACGGTCAGCGGGGAGCCGGCGCAGATCCACAAGGCCGTGGACACCATCGTGCAGAAGATCCAGGAAGACCCTCAGAGCAGCAGCTGCCTGAACATCAGCTACGCCAACATCACGGGCCCGGTGGCCAACTCCAACCCCACGGGCTCGCCCTACGCCAACTCCACGGACGTCCTgcccgcggccgccgccgccgccgccgccgccgccgccgccaccgcctcgGGCCTCCTGGGCCACACGGGGCTGGCGGGCGCCGGGGCCTTCCCCGCCGCGCTGCCGGGCTTCTCGGGCAGCGACCTGCTGGCCATCAGCACGGCGCTCAACACGCTGGCCAGCTACGGCTACAACACCAACTCGCTGGGGCTCAACTCGGCCGCCGCCTCGGGGGTGCTGGCCGCCGTGGCCGCCGGGACCAAcccggccgcggcggcggccgccAACCTGCTGGCCTCCTACGCCagcgacgccgccgccgccgccgccgccgccgccgccgccgccggcccggccgcccccgccggggccgTGGGCGCCTTCACCCTGGGCTCGCTGGCGGCCGCCACCGGCGCGGCCAACGGCTACTTGGGGGCCGCCTCGCCCCTCGTGGCCGGCTCCTTCCTGGGCCCGGAGAAGCTGGCCGCCGAGAGCCCCAAGGATCTCGTGGAGATCGCCGTGCCCGAGAATCTGGTGGgggcgatcttgggcaagggGGGCAAGACGCTGGTCGAGTACCAGGAGCTGACCGGAGCCCGCATCCAGATCTCCAAGAAGGGCGAGTTCATCCCGGGCACCAGGAACCGCAAAGTGACCATCACGGGCTCGCCGGCCGCCACGCAGGCCGCCCAGTACCTCATCAGCCAGCGCGTCACCTACGAGCAGGGGGTGAGGGCTACAAACCCCCAGAAAGTGGGCTAG